One genomic segment of Styela clava chromosome 3, kaStyClav1.hap1.2, whole genome shotgun sequence includes these proteins:
- the LOC144420866 gene encoding uncharacterized protein LOC144420866, with protein MSEIGIQLDGSTEAWRQRPAIMRRPVSRRPRVNEHQVRKHTSLKEAYAGQRLSKWKRDQLGRGSMQESRPTKILFDEGMVPFEIELNKVNNANSVPIDDSNKPRLKRSGSSVSSGSKRESRKHVAMKSVPRTGPITGPNDEASIPKKIGNEDGNISKANGILPTTHKNRHPRGRAMSYDDVFRQRSASVQYAAPGFPVKPNSVEDAGSQIINSYSGYLEYEENIPRSTKRRGVKSFFRRLAGSLESLLRIGRKTKHRHSFHDYNNSDNLKSYNNPLFANYSPYISVDDCIRPENDYNMFQQTSSKQKTVSPQPFCENASAINNTRGMDVRTFTSTVIERTDSKRIAFSRGKRIYRSPVVQLDENQGNRRNPIPPSNVSAGRRRRNQKPISRTKLKGFAIVGNGKADDEWETRSETDSESCMFRSNNLQLADINFTVSSESETVGDTIAIKDSNSQEEGTPKGSQAKLESKDNSTSKRIKISDFFPKPTSRKSETNVSEIPEKVDRKKLQKEHKKLGPMKAYPNSTGMQDVLIRTASAGKFDVIPSKNVRKRRVRRRNSSFLPGNQKENMEIEKNIQQAASFEEIMGSLQEIVDNLGRVHVKNVESEASQKVAQNDETDGASTKNSNKECPAPTKNQNQTTNLVKRKKVRRQESWVGAVSNRLDKLIDSGGRKKTDTEIDIPPSTNKQTGAKQMNKTAHTGERNPEFQSTVTHKAKRSFIKCEKVSFDDLEKDFRNFAREIRQRKSTENMSAIGK; from the exons ATGTCGGAGATAGGTATTCAGTTGGATGGTTCCACAGAAGCATGGCGTCAAAGACCAGCAATAATGCGAAGACCTGTATCAAGGCGGCCAAGAGTTAACGAACATCAAGTGCGGAAGCATACCTCTTTAAAAGAAGCATATGCAG GTCAGCGTTTGAGTAAATGGAAACGGGATCAACTTGGCAGGGGAAGCATGCAAGAGTCGCGGCCAACAAAAATCCTATTTGACGAAGGAATGGTTCCGTTTGAAATAGAACTGAACAAAGTGAACAATGCCAATTCTGTACCAATCGACGACTCTAATAAACCTCGACTGAAACGATCTGGATCATCAGTCAGTAGTGGATCAAAAAGAGAATCTCGGAAGCACGTAGCAATGAAATCTGTTCCTAGAACTGGACCTATAACTGGGCCGAATGATGAAGCGTCTATACCAAAAAAGATAGGGAATGAAGACGGTAACATTTCGAAGGCTAACGGCATCCTTCCTACGACACACAAAAATCGTCATCCACGGGGTAGAGCAATGTCCTATGATGACGTTTTTCGACAGAGATCAGCCAGTGTTCAATACGCTGCACCGGGTTTTCCCGTCAAACCTAATTCAGTCGAGGATGCCGGGAGTCAAATCATAAACAGCTATTCGGGATATTTGGAATACGAAGAAAATATACCGAGAAGCACCAAACGTAGAGGCGTGAAATCATTTTTCCGGCGACTAGCTGGGTCGTTGGAGAGTTTGTTAAGGATTGGACGCAAAACAAAGCATCGCCATTCGTTTCATGACTACAATAATTCTGACAATTTAAAATCGTATAACAACCCATTATTTGCAAACTATTCACCTTACATAAGTGTGGATGACTGTATACGGCCGGAGAACGATTACAACATGTTTCAACAAACGTCATCAAAGCAAAAAACTGTCTCACCTCAACCATTCTGTGAAAACGCTTCAGCAATAAATAATACACGAGGAATGGATGTACGCACGTTCACGTCTACGGTAATTGAAAGGACAGATTCGAAAAGAATAGCTTTTAGTAGGGGAAAACGTATATACCGTTCTCCTGTAGTACAGCTCGATGAAAATCAAGGCAATCGTCGAAATCCAATTCCACCCAGCAATGTATCAGCGGGACGTCGCAGGAGAAATCAAAAACCCATAAGCAGGACAAAGCTTAAAGGTTTTGCGATTGTTGGAAACGGCAAAGCCGATGATGAGTGGGAAACAAGAAGCGAAACTGACTCGGAAAGCTGTATGTTTAGAAGTAACAATTTGCAATTGGCTGACATCAATTTTACTGTAAGTTCCGAGTCTGAGACCGTCGGGGATACAATTGCTATAAAAGATTCAAACTCCCAAGAAGAGGGTACGCCAAAGGGATCGCAAGCAAAACTAGAAAGTAAAGACAATTCTACGTCTAAGAGAATCAAAATATCAGACTTTTTTCCAAAGCCCACTTCAAGGAAATCCGAAACTAATGTCTCGGAAATACCAGAAAAAGTTgacagaaaaaaattacaaaaggAACATAAAAAGTTGGGTCCCATGAAAGCGTATCCGAATTCAACAGGAATGCAGGATGTGTTGATTAGGACCGCATCAGCTGGTAAGTTTGACGTGATTCCATCCAAAAACGTGCGTAAGAGAAGAGTACGGAGGCGAAATTCGTCTTTCTTACCCGGAAATCAAAAAGAAAATATGGAGATAgagaaaaatattcaacaagcAGCATCTTTTGAGGAAATCATGGGTAGCCTACAAGAAATTGTTGACAACCTTGGACGCGTTCACGTTAAGAACGTGGAAAGTGAAGCATCTCAAAAAGTTGCACAAAATGATGAAACAGATGGCGCTTCCACAAAGAACAGCAACAAGGAATGCCCAGCTCCGACGAAGAATCAAAATCAAACTACAAACCTTGTCAAAAGAAAGAAAGTACGTCGACAAGAATCATGGGTTGGTGCGGTTTCAAACAGACTGGATAAACTTATTGATTCCGGTGGACGCAAGAAAACTGATACAGAGATTGACATCCCTCCATCGACAAACAAACAGACTGGGGCGAAACAAATGAACAAAACTGCACATACTGGAGAGCGAAATCCTGAGTTCCAATCAACCGTCACTCATAAGGCCAAACGGAGTTTTATAAAATGCGAAAAAGTTTCATTCGATGACCTTGAAAAAGACTTTCGAAACTTTGCACGAGAAATAAGGCAAAGAAAAAGCACCGAAAATATGAGTGCtattggaaaataa